A single window of Archangium gephyra DNA harbors:
- a CDS encoding DUF3341 domain-containing protein, whose translation MSPSQSVLLSYFDSEEHVLEATRAAREAGYAVHDVYTPYAIHGMDEAMGLKPSRLTWVCFGAGFLGATSALSLQYYTSVVSWPLNVGGKPFNSFPAFIPVTFELTVLFAGLFTVAAFLLRSRSFPGSKREALPRVTDDRFVLALRADESDAKVKALLARHGALEVEQMEVAS comes from the coding sequence ATGAGCCCGTCCCAGTCCGTCCTGCTCAGCTACTTCGACAGCGAGGAGCACGTCCTCGAGGCCACCCGGGCCGCCCGTGAGGCCGGGTACGCGGTGCATGACGTCTACACGCCCTACGCCATCCACGGCATGGACGAGGCCATGGGGCTGAAGCCCTCGCGCCTCACCTGGGTCTGCTTCGGGGCGGGGTTTCTGGGCGCCACGTCCGCGCTGTCGCTCCAGTACTACACGTCGGTGGTGAGCTGGCCGCTCAACGTGGGCGGCAAGCCGTTCAACTCGTTCCCGGCATTCATCCCGGTGACCTTCGAGCTCACCGTGCTGTTCGCGGGACTCTTCACCGTGGCGGCCTTCCTGCTGCGCTCGCGGTCCTTCCCCGGCAGCAAGCGGGAGGCGCTGCCCCGGGTGACCGATGATCGCTTCGTGCTGGCGCTGCGCGCGGACGAGTCGGACGCGAAGGTGAAGGCACTCCTCGCGCGGCACGGTGCGCTGGAGGTGGAGCAGATGGAGGTGGCGTCGTGA
- a CDS encoding TAT-variant-translocated molybdopterin oxidoreductase, whose translation MSETTPKYWQSLAARAGDPAVLERSRNEFAEELPVGVAAQPPDASSRRDFFKVMGLSAAAAMVACQRAPVQKAVPFLTKPDELTPGLSLWYASTCGACSAQCGVLLKTRDGRPIKVEGNAEHPVSRGGVCAVGQASVLSLYDANRSRWPSVGGTKATWASLDQAVTEGLRKVAEEGRAIRLVLPWVMGPTAEAAVARFLAAFPTARTVRYDATGELEAIAEAHRLTHGVRVVPDYRFDQAKIIASFGADFLGTWVSPVAFTRQYSTARDAAGTREMARHWQLEPLMTLTGASADKRVPVAASDMVPALAGLVKRLAQKAGRAVEGLSGVPVSRVDASVLNTLADELWAAKEKALVVCGGDEPVAQVLANLANELLGNAGTTVSVSGGLTLDAGAMGLGELLAELEAKQVGAVLFHGVNPAYTHPRGEALAELLKDVAVTVATSDRLDETASLVRFHAPDHTPLESWGDAEPRRGVLSLRQPVVSPLHETRGTVESLLKWAGVEQSHHDFLRARWEAEIFPRANVATGFQAFWDEAVRQGVAVVLPQPATTESPAFRPESVAAALAGTAAADEGLELVLYQKVGLRDGTLANNGWLQEMPDPISKATWGNYLCVAPATATKLGISDGQVVRVSTGGKTLAVPALVQPGTHPRALGLAMGYGRTKVGRIGNAVGENAFVLAPFNNGKVRHAALGVTLEVTPETRPLALSQTHASMEGRGLVREAELAAFLANPRAGNEQEGGHGGGHPLSIWSGHEYKGHKWALAVDLSACTGCSACVVSCQAENNIPIVGEDEALRQREMHWMRIDRYYEGEPDAPRVVHQPMMCQHCDNAPCETVCPVLATVHSTEGLNQQVYNRCVGTRYCANNCPTKVRRFNWFDYKHDEPLERLVLNPDVVVRTRGVMEKCSLCVQRIQEGKAEAKRDGRELRDGDIRTACQQSCPAQAIHFGDINDPNSDVAKLAKSGRAYRLLEEINIGPAVTYLTKIRNTGNGSAE comes from the coding sequence ATGTCCGAGACGACCCCCAAATACTGGCAGAGCCTGGCCGCGCGGGCCGGAGACCCGGCCGTGCTCGAGCGCTCGCGCAACGAGTTCGCCGAGGAGCTGCCCGTGGGCGTGGCGGCCCAGCCTCCGGACGCGAGCTCGCGCCGGGACTTCTTCAAGGTGATGGGCCTGAGCGCCGCGGCGGCCATGGTGGCCTGCCAGCGCGCGCCCGTGCAGAAGGCGGTGCCCTTCCTCACGAAGCCAGACGAGCTCACCCCCGGTCTGTCCCTCTGGTACGCGTCCACCTGCGGCGCGTGCAGCGCCCAGTGCGGCGTGCTGCTGAAGACGCGCGATGGCCGCCCCATCAAGGTGGAGGGCAACGCGGAGCACCCGGTGTCCCGCGGTGGCGTGTGTGCCGTGGGCCAGGCGTCCGTGCTGTCCCTCTACGACGCCAACCGCTCCCGCTGGCCGTCCGTGGGCGGCACGAAGGCCACGTGGGCGAGCCTGGACCAGGCCGTCACCGAGGGGCTGCGCAAGGTGGCGGAGGAGGGGAGGGCCATCCGGCTCGTCCTCCCGTGGGTGATGGGGCCCACCGCCGAGGCCGCCGTGGCACGCTTCCTCGCCGCGTTCCCCACGGCGCGCACGGTGCGCTACGACGCCACGGGTGAGCTGGAGGCCATCGCCGAGGCGCACCGCCTCACGCACGGTGTGCGCGTGGTGCCGGACTACCGCTTCGACCAGGCGAAGATCATCGCCAGCTTCGGCGCGGACTTCCTGGGCACCTGGGTGTCGCCGGTGGCCTTCACCCGGCAGTACAGCACGGCGCGCGATGCGGCCGGTACGCGGGAGATGGCGCGGCACTGGCAGCTCGAGCCGCTGATGACGCTGACGGGCGCGAGCGCCGACAAGCGCGTGCCGGTGGCCGCTTCCGACATGGTGCCCGCGCTGGCGGGGCTGGTGAAGCGGTTGGCCCAGAAGGCCGGCCGCGCCGTGGAAGGCCTCTCGGGCGTGCCCGTTTCGCGGGTGGATGCCTCGGTGCTGAACACGCTGGCCGACGAGCTGTGGGCCGCGAAGGAGAAGGCCCTGGTGGTGTGTGGCGGCGACGAGCCCGTGGCGCAGGTGCTGGCCAACCTGGCCAACGAGCTGCTCGGCAATGCCGGCACCACGGTCTCCGTCTCCGGTGGCCTCACCCTGGACGCGGGGGCGATGGGTTTGGGCGAGCTGCTCGCGGAGCTGGAGGCGAAGCAGGTGGGCGCCGTCCTCTTCCACGGCGTCAACCCGGCCTACACGCACCCTCGGGGCGAGGCGCTGGCGGAGCTGCTGAAGGACGTGGCGGTGACGGTGGCCACGAGCGACCGGCTCGACGAGACGGCCTCGCTGGTGCGTTTCCATGCGCCGGACCACACGCCGCTGGAGTCCTGGGGTGATGCCGAGCCCCGGCGGGGCGTGCTGAGCCTGCGCCAGCCGGTGGTGTCTCCGCTGCACGAGACGCGCGGCACGGTGGAGTCCCTGCTGAAGTGGGCGGGGGTGGAGCAGTCGCACCACGACTTCCTGCGCGCCCGCTGGGAGGCGGAGATCTTCCCGCGCGCCAACGTGGCCACGGGCTTCCAGGCCTTCTGGGACGAGGCGGTGCGTCAGGGCGTGGCGGTGGTGTTGCCACAGCCGGCCACCACCGAGAGCCCCGCGTTCCGCCCCGAGAGCGTGGCGGCGGCACTGGCGGGCACGGCGGCGGCGGACGAGGGGCTCGAGCTGGTTCTGTATCAAAAGGTGGGCTTGAGGGACGGCACGCTGGCCAACAACGGCTGGCTGCAGGAGATGCCGGATCCGATTTCCAAGGCCACCTGGGGCAACTACCTCTGTGTGGCACCCGCCACGGCCACGAAGCTGGGCATCAGCGACGGCCAGGTGGTGCGGGTGAGTACGGGAGGGAAGACGCTCGCGGTGCCGGCGCTGGTGCAGCCGGGCACGCATCCGCGGGCGCTGGGCCTCGCCATGGGTTACGGCCGGACGAAGGTGGGACGTATCGGGAACGCAGTGGGGGAAAACGCCTTCGTCCTGGCCCCTTTCAACAACGGGAAGGTGCGCCACGCGGCGCTCGGGGTGACGCTGGAGGTGACGCCCGAGACCCGGCCGCTGGCCCTCTCGCAGACACACGCTTCAATGGAGGGGCGTGGGCTGGTGCGCGAGGCCGAGCTGGCGGCGTTCCTCGCCAACCCGCGCGCGGGCAACGAGCAGGAGGGGGGGCACGGTGGTGGCCACCCGCTCTCCATCTGGTCCGGCCACGAGTACAAGGGCCACAAGTGGGCGCTGGCGGTGGACTTGAGCGCGTGCACGGGCTGCTCGGCGTGCGTGGTGTCCTGCCAGGCGGAGAACAACATCCCCATCGTGGGCGAGGACGAGGCGCTCCGGCAGCGCGAGATGCACTGGATGCGCATCGACCGGTACTACGAGGGCGAGCCGGACGCTCCCCGGGTGGTGCACCAGCCGATGATGTGCCAGCACTGCGACAACGCTCCGTGCGAGACGGTGTGCCCGGTGCTCGCCACGGTGCACTCGACGGAGGGCCTCAACCAGCAGGTCTACAACCGTTGCGTGGGCACGCGCTACTGCGCCAACAACTGCCCCACCAAGGTCCGCCGCTTCAACTGGTTCGACTACAAGCACGACGAGCCGCTGGAGCGTCTGGTGCTCAACCCGGACGTGGTGGTGCGCACGCGCGGCGTGATGGAGAAGTGCTCGCTGTGCGTGCAGCGCATCCAGGAGGGCAAGGCCGAGGCGAAGCGTGATGGGCGCGAGCTGCGGGATGGAGACATCCGCACCGCGTGCCAGCAGAGCTGCCCGGCCCAGGCCATCCACTTCGGCGACATCAACGACCCGAACAGCGACGTGGCGAAGCTGGCGAAGAGCGGGCGCGCCTACCGGCTGCTGGAGGAGATCAACATCGGGCCGGCCGTGACGTACCTCACGAAGATTCGCAACACCGGAAACGGGAGCGCGGAATGA
- the nrfD gene encoding NrfD/PsrC family molybdoenzyme membrane anchor subunit: MSNQHTSTLRVPLVSEERTLGQLTEEICAPMERKPSRMWWVAFALAVATLAVGVGMVTYEVSTGIGVWGLNKTIGWAFDITNFVFWVGIGHAGTLISAILFLFRQKWRTSINRAAEAMTLFAVMCAAIFPVIHMGRPWNAFWVLPYPNSRGSLWVNFRSPLLWDVFAISTYFTISAVFWYFGLIPDLATVRDRVKGGLKKAVFKVMSFGWTGSSRTWHRYETVYLLLAGLATPLVLSVHTIVSFDFATSVIPGWHTTIFPPYFVAGAVFSGFAMVLTLMIITRVVLGFEHLITIRHLENMTKVIIVTGGIVSLAYGTEFFIAWYSGNPYEKFTFMNRAFGPYAWAYWTMVTCNVVSPHLFWFKKVRTSPAAIFVLSLVINVGMWFERFVIIVTSLHRDFLPSSWSMYTPTVVEVGTFVGTFGLFFTLFLLFTRVLPIISIGEVKSVAAFARGSHAPAHDAYPAHGSETPHEHPAEAPEPLPTPALAAVAVRKDMPV, encoded by the coding sequence ATGAGCAACCAGCACACTTCCACCCTCCGGGTGCCGCTCGTCAGCGAGGAGCGCACCCTCGGCCAGCTCACGGAGGAGATCTGCGCCCCCATGGAGCGCAAGCCCTCCCGCATGTGGTGGGTGGCCTTCGCCCTGGCGGTGGCCACGCTCGCGGTGGGCGTGGGCATGGTCACCTACGAGGTCTCCACGGGTATCGGCGTGTGGGGCCTGAACAAGACGATCGGCTGGGCCTTCGACATCACCAACTTCGTGTTCTGGGTGGGCATCGGCCACGCGGGCACGCTCATCTCCGCCATCCTCTTCCTCTTCCGGCAGAAGTGGCGCACGAGCATCAACCGCGCCGCCGAGGCCATGACGCTCTTCGCCGTCATGTGCGCGGCCATCTTCCCGGTCATCCACATGGGCCGGCCGTGGAACGCCTTCTGGGTGCTGCCGTACCCCAACAGCCGCGGCTCCCTGTGGGTGAACTTCCGCTCGCCGCTCTTGTGGGACGTGTTCGCCATCAGCACGTACTTCACCATCTCGGCGGTGTTCTGGTACTTCGGCCTCATCCCGGACCTGGCCACGGTGCGCGACAGGGTGAAGGGCGGGCTGAAGAAGGCCGTCTTCAAGGTGATGTCGTTCGGGTGGACTGGCTCGTCGCGCACCTGGCACCGCTACGAGACGGTGTACCTGCTGCTGGCCGGCCTGGCGACGCCGCTGGTGCTCAGCGTGCACACCATCGTGTCGTTCGACTTCGCCACCTCGGTCATCCCCGGCTGGCACACCACCATCTTCCCGCCGTACTTCGTGGCCGGCGCGGTGTTCAGCGGCTTCGCCATGGTGCTGACGCTGATGATCATCACCCGCGTGGTGCTGGGCTTCGAGCACCTCATCACCATCCGCCACCTGGAGAACATGACGAAGGTCATCATCGTCACGGGTGGCATCGTGTCGCTGGCCTACGGGACGGAGTTCTTCATCGCCTGGTACTCGGGCAACCCGTACGAGAAGTTCACGTTCATGAACCGCGCCTTCGGTCCGTACGCGTGGGCGTACTGGACGATGGTGACGTGCAACGTGGTGTCGCCGCACCTGTTCTGGTTCAAGAAGGTGCGCACGTCGCCCGCGGCCATCTTCGTGCTGTCGCTGGTCATCAACGTGGGCATGTGGTTCGAGCGCTTCGTCATCATCGTGACGTCGCTGCACCGGGACTTCCTGCCCTCGAGCTGGTCCATGTACACGCCCACGGTCGTCGAGGTGGGCACCTTCGTGGGCACCTTCGGCCTCTTCTTCACGCTGTTCCTGCTGTTCACCCGGGTGCTGCCCATCATCTCCATTGGCGAGGTGAAGAGCGTGGCGGCCTTCGCCCGGGGCTCACACGCCCCCGCGCATGACGCCTACCCGGCCCACGGCTCCGAGACTCCGCACGAGCACCCGGCCGAGGCGCCGGAGCCCCTGCCCACCCCGGCCCTGGCGGCCGTGGCGGTGCGAAAGGACATGCCGGTATGA
- a CDS encoding c-type cytochrome — protein sequence MKWLIMGTSVLAAALQVGCERDVSQPNLEYAPDMYGSVPYDSYAPNPNTRDGKTLMAPAPGSIPRGYSPLRYGPGPEEATRAATDLKNPFESSEPVLERGKVAFNRYCSHCHGSGGLGDGLVAARFPRPPSLLAEHALGLADGQIFHIITQGQGLMPAHGSQVAPEDRWKIVHYLRSMQSPARTARKDTP from the coding sequence GTGAAATGGCTCATCATGGGGACCAGCGTGCTCGCCGCGGCCCTGCAGGTGGGGTGTGAGCGGGACGTCTCCCAGCCCAACCTCGAGTACGCGCCGGACATGTACGGCTCCGTGCCGTACGACAGCTACGCGCCCAACCCCAACACGCGCGATGGCAAGACGTTGATGGCGCCCGCACCGGGCAGCATTCCCCGGGGTTACTCGCCGCTGCGCTATGGCCCGGGCCCCGAGGAGGCCACCCGCGCCGCCACGGACCTGAAGAATCCCTTCGAGTCCTCGGAGCCGGTGCTGGAGCGCGGCAAGGTGGCCTTCAACCGCTACTGCTCGCACTGCCACGGCTCGGGTGGGCTCGGGGACGGGCTGGTGGCCGCTCGCTTCCCCCGGCCTCCGTCGCTGCTGGCCGAGCATGCCCTCGGCCTCGCCGACGGGCAGATCTTCCACATCATCACCCAGGGACAGGGGCTGATGCCGGCCCATGGCTCCCAGGTGGCACCGGAGGATCGCTGGAAGATCGTCCATTACCTGCGCTCGATGCAGTCTCCGGCGCGGACCGCGCGGAAGGACACACCATGA
- a CDS encoding sterol desaturase family protein, translating to MNLITLSIPLFFLLMGVEWLCGRFQGRRVFRGPDVFANLSLGSAQTVFTTVAVGLLAGAYLAVYQYRLLDISASSALAWVVLMFGVDFAYYWFHRASHRMNLAWAAHAPHHQSEDYNLAVALRQGPFQPLVSRLFYLPLAWIGFPPAMFATAAALNTLYQFWVHTELIGRLGPLEWVLVTPSHHRVHHACNGRYLDKNHGGILILWDRLFGTFESEEERTTYGTVKPVRTFNPLVAALAPFGELVARARKAPRALDKLKVWFMPPEWTPPGVEVPAAEAVADRPRFEVSTSRRVALYVGVVGVLTLAVTVLFLVRSRSLSQPERLAFAAWFLASMGGLGGVLEGRRWGPVVEAVRLAAAPLVVAVL from the coding sequence ATGAATCTCATCACCCTGTCCATCCCCCTCTTCTTCCTGTTGATGGGCGTCGAGTGGCTGTGCGGACGCTTCCAGGGCCGGCGCGTGTTCCGGGGGCCGGATGTCTTCGCGAACCTCTCGCTGGGGTCCGCGCAGACGGTCTTCACCACGGTGGCGGTGGGTCTGCTGGCGGGCGCCTACCTGGCGGTCTACCAGTACCGGCTGCTCGACATCTCCGCGTCCTCGGCGCTGGCGTGGGTGGTGCTGATGTTCGGCGTCGACTTCGCCTACTACTGGTTCCACCGCGCCTCGCACCGGATGAACCTGGCCTGGGCGGCCCATGCACCGCACCACCAGAGCGAGGACTACAACCTGGCCGTGGCCCTGCGGCAGGGACCGTTCCAGCCGCTCGTCTCGCGCCTCTTCTATCTGCCGCTCGCGTGGATCGGCTTTCCGCCGGCCATGTTCGCCACGGCGGCGGCGCTCAACACGCTCTACCAGTTCTGGGTGCACACGGAGCTGATCGGCAGACTCGGGCCGCTCGAGTGGGTGCTCGTCACGCCCTCGCACCACCGCGTGCACCATGCCTGCAACGGCCGCTATCTGGACAAGAACCACGGCGGCATCCTCATCCTCTGGGACAGGCTGTTCGGCACCTTCGAGTCCGAGGAGGAGCGGACCACCTACGGCACGGTGAAGCCGGTCCGTACGTTCAACCCGCTGGTGGCCGCCCTGGCGCCCTTCGGTGAGCTCGTGGCCCGAGCCAGGAAGGCCCCACGTGCGCTGGACAAGCTCAAGGTGTGGTTCATGCCACCCGAGTGGACCCCACCGGGCGTGGAGGTTCCGGCCGCGGAGGCCGTGGCGGACCGGCCCCGGTTCGAGGTGAGCACCTCTCGCCGGGTGGCGCTCTACGTGGGCGTGGTGGGCGTGCTGACGCTGGCCGTCACGGTGCTGTTCCTCGTCCGGAGCCGTTCGCTGTCCCAGCCCGAGCGGCTCGCGTTCGCGGCCTGGTTCCTCGCGTCGATGGGAGGGTTGGGCGGAGTGCTGGAGGGCAGGCGCTGGGGACCGGTGGTCGAGGCGGTGCGGCTCGCGGCGGCACCGCTCGTGGTGGCCGTGCTCTGA